A region from the Zonotrichia albicollis isolate bZonAlb1 chromosome 17, bZonAlb1.hap1, whole genome shotgun sequence genome encodes:
- the LOC141731083 gene encoding protein FAM83D-B-like: MAGLSQPGSPSRSRPAEAVPSCRSQRRRGAGKAPPAAAALFGFKLCTERSRRARSRAPAMANASQCLEEGSGRWPPPAGPYSEAQRLALEELVAGGPEALRAFLRREQLPPFLSEPEVQDIARAALPPAAGPDPAAEPSAGASLDASSLTYFPERSELEPPALELGWPGFASGAFRGLTRVEAHFQPGCGDSIYGCKEAVRRQIRSARQVIALVMDSFTDIEIFSDLQDAYNNRQVPVYILLDQDFVPHFLEMCNNLGVCPEQESMMRVRSLTGSTYYMRSGVKIVGKAKEKFMLIDGIRVATGSYSFTWSDGKLNSSNLLVLSGQVVEHFDLQFRILYAQSLPISPKRPSSCRNSGMFDHLLTRTESSKEYTVEGNLRAEFARLSSTPKKLLEKGDQTEYTPAGKLCNLQLSCLCEEELFSNQAGTVEQRSASTQTGHWEEMAAVTKCSAATQASTATADSSTQASVTARVTGTQTSILLKTAVTQTKEEEGTETPLLPRKFSREEYFLPAKATSSSSLQSLSSSSSQCSLASSTGSISSLRSFDYSSSHRAQYFQKLHKERQFHYSTIRSKLSHMVAILSRRGRVPASYLSQVPAGASLKQRRDISASLHSLRHASLYALNK, translated from the exons ATggcagggctgtcccagccGGGATCTCCGTCCCGGTCCCGCCCGGCGGAGGCGGTGCCCTCCTGCCGGAGCCaacggcggcgcggggcggggaaGGCTCCTCCAGCGGCGGCCGCGCTGTTTGGATTCAAACTCTGCACAGAGCGATCCCGGCGGGCTCGGAGCCGCGCTCCGGCCATGGCCAACGCGTCGCAGTGCCTGGAGGAGGGCTCGGGGCGCTGGCCGCCGCCGGCCGGGCCGTACAGCGAGGCGCAGCGGCTGGCgctggaggagctggtggcGGGCGGCCCCGAGGCGCTGCGCGCTTTCCTGCGGCGGGAGCAGCTGCCGCCCTTCCTGTCGGAGCCCGAGGTGCAGGACATCGCTCGGGCCGCGCTGCCGCCCGCCGCGGGCCCGGATCCGGCGGCCGAGCCGTCGGCCGGAGCCTCGCTGGACGCCTCGTCGCTCACCTACTTCCCCGAGCGCTCGGAGCTGGAGCCGCCCgcgctggagctgggctggccgGGCTTCGCCAGCGGCGCCTTCCGCGGGCTCACGCGGGTGGAAGCGCATTTCCAGCCCGGCTGCGGGGACAGCATCTACGGCTGCAAGGAGGCGGTGCGGCGCCAGATCCGCTCCGCCCGGCAG GTGATTGCCCTTGTGATGGATTCCTTCACAGACATTGAGATCTTCAGTGACCTTCAGGATGCCTATAACAACCGCCAAGTGCCTGTCTACATCCTTCTTGACCAGGACTTTGTACCCCATTTCTTGGAAATGTGCAACAATTTGGGAGTTTGTCCTGAGCAGGAAAGT ATGATGAGAGTTCGAAGTCTCACAGGGAGCACATACTACATGAGGTCAGGTGTCAAAATTGTTGGGAAAGCCAAGGAGAAGTTCATGTTAATTGATGGCATTAGAGTGGCAACCGGCTCCTACAG TTTCACGTGGTCTGATGGGAAGCTGAACAGCAGCAACTTGCTGGTGTTGTCAGGCCAAGTGGTGGAACACTTTGACCTCCAGTTCAGGATTCTTTATGCCCAGTCGCTGCCCATCAGCCCAAAGCGACCgtccagctgcaggaacagtggCATGTTTGATCACCTGCTGACCAGAACAGAATCCTCCAAAGAATATACTGTGGAAGGCAACTTGAGAGCAGAATTTGCCAGACTGTCTAGCACACCAAAGAAATTGCTGGAAAAAGGAGATCAAACTGAATATActcctgcaggaaagctttgTAACCTGCAGCTTTCTTGCCTGTGTGAAGAGGAGTTGTTCAGCAATCAAGCGGGCACAGTGGAACAGAGAAGTGCATCAACTCAAACTGGTCATTGGGAAGAGATGGCAGCTGTGACCAAATGCAGTGCAGCCACTCAggccagcactgccacagcagACAGTAGCACTCAGGCTTCTGTCACGGCCAGAGTGACAGGCACTCAGACATCCATTTTGCTGAAGACTGCAGTGACACagacaaaggaagaggagggcaCAGAAACACCCCTCCTTCCCAGAAAGTTTTCAAGAGAAGAGTATTTTCTGCCTGCAAAGGCCACATCCAGTTCTAGTCTGCAATCCTTGTCTTCATCATCATCCCAGTGCTCTCTTGCGAGCTCTACAGGCTCAATATCCTCTCTCCGCTCCTTTGACTATTCCAGTAGTCACAGGGCACAATATTTCCAAAAACTGCACAAAGAGAGGCAGTTCCACTACTCGACCATCAGGTCGAAGCTGAGCCACATGGTGGCCATCCTGTCCCGGCGGGGCCGTGTCCCTGCCAGCTACCTGAGCCAGGTCCCTGCCGGGGCCAGCCTGAAGCAGCGGCGCGACATCAGCGCCAGCCTGCACAGCCTGCGCCACGCCTCGCTCTACGCCCTCAATAAATGA
- the LOC102062900 gene encoding protein FAM83D-B, translating into MANASQCLEEGSGRWPPPAGPYSEAQRLALEELVAGGPEALRAFLRREQLPPFLSEPEVQDIARAALPPAAGPEPAAEPSAGASLDASSLTYFPERSELEPPALELGWPGFASGAFRGLTRVEAHFQPGCGDSIYGCKEAVRRQIRSARQMIALVMDFFTDTDIFTDLLEACSQRQVKVYILLDQSSFSHFLKMCKDLGVDLEQEKLMRVRIITGSTYCTRSGTKIIGKVREKFMLIDGIRVTTGSYSFTWTDGKLNSSNILILSGPAVAHFDLEFRILHSRSKPINLKEFSSCKKNRVWDQLFRITVASRDMTREHFLRMEFLYLRAFVGELKRKRSWLHASREAVYSPNNTLHTSPPLTKRNGSLVMRPHWIIER; encoded by the exons ATGGCCAACGCGTCGCAGTGCCTGGAGGAGGGCTCGGGGCGCTGGCCGCCGCCGGCCGGGCCGTACAGCGAGGCGCAGCGGCTGGCgctggaggagctggtggcGGGCGGCCCCGAGGCGCTGCGCGCTTTCCTGCGGCGGGAGCAGCTGCCGCCCTTCCTGTCGGAGCCCGAGGTGCAGGACATCGCTCGGGCCGCGCTGCCGCCCGCCGCGGGCCCGGAGCCGGCGGCCGAGCCGTCGGCCGGAGCCTCGCTGGACGCCTCGTCGCTCACCTACTTCCCCGAGCGCTCGGAGCTGGAGCCGCCCgcgctggagctgggctggccgGGCTTCGCCAGCGGCGCCTTCCGCGGGCTCACGCGGGTGGAGGCGCATTTCCAGCCCGGCTGCGGGGACAGCATCTACGGCTGCAAGGAGGCGGTGCGGCGCCAGATCCGCTCCGCCCGGCAG ATGATTGCCCTGGTTATGGATTTCTTCACAGACACTGATATCTTCACAGACCTCTTGGAAGCCTGTAGCCAACGGCAAGTTAAAGTGTATATCCTTCTAGATCAGTCTTCATTTTCCCACTTTCTAAAAATGTGCAAGGATCTGGGAGTTGACCTTGAGCAGGAAAAG CTGATGAGAGTTCGGATTATCACGGGGAGCACCTACTGCACCAGGTCAGGCACCAAAATCATTGGAAAAGTCCGAGAAAAGTTCATGTTGATTGATGGCATTAGAGTGACCACAGGCTCCTACAG TTTTACATGGACAGATGGGAAGCTGAACAGCAGTAACATTTTGATCCTGTCAGGCCCAGCAGTTGCACACTTTGACCTGGAATTTCGGATTCTTCATTCACGGTCAAAGCCTATCAACCTCAAAGAGTTTTCCAGCTGCAAGAAGAACAGGGTGTGGGACCAGCTGTTCAGGATAACAGTGGCTTCCAGAGACATGACCAGGGAACACTTCCTGAGAATGGAATTTTTGTATCTGAGAGCATTTGTGGGAGAgctgaagaggaagaggagctggCTACACGCCTCCAGGGAGGCAGTGTACAGCCCAAATAACACGCTGCACACCTCTCCCCCGCTGACTAAGAGGAATGGCTCCCTGGTTATGAGGCCACACTGGATCATAGAGAGATGA